In Marinobacter antarcticus, one genomic interval encodes:
- a CDS encoding cation-translocating P-type ATPase yields the protein MTSERSPGETLAAYRLSSDAVISALGTTEQQGLDGHEASIRLERDGPNELTAAPPVPGWRKVLAQFTDTLVILLLIAAAISLGLWLIEGESPLPYEAIAILAIVLFNAAMGYVQQARAEQAVAELQQMSAAQARVIRDGEQQSIPAAGLVTGDIILVEEGDTIPADSRLIQSVSLQTSEATLTGESLPESKDPETIIDDAPIGDRQNMIFSGTTVTYGRGTAVVTATGMQSQMGQIAGMLEQAPPETTPLQQDLARVGKMLGLVVIVIAVVMIFTIILVDHVTGFSALFDVLILGVALAVAAVPEGLPAIVTAVLALGVQRMARRNAIVRHLAAVETLGAANVIASDKTGTLTRNEMTVRAIVTASGRIALGGTGYEPTGDVTLHGTSASNDADTISEPLRLELEQALTVGDRATNAVLQEDEGLWTVQGDPTEGALAVAARKVGLTEAILDARYERVGEVPFSSERKMMSTLHTDSQHQGHIQVFTKGAPDVLLGHCNQERVGDSSRPLTPERRSEILQANEQLAGEALRTLGVAARYLPEDGFEPENIDENLEEDLIFAGLIGMIDPPREEAKEAVALARSAGIRPVMITGDHPITAAVIGAELGICTDSRAVTGAEIDAMTDEVLHQTVQEVSVYARVNPEHKLRIVKALQNGKNIVAMTGDGVNDAPALKTADIGIAMGITGTDVSRKASDIILADDNFATIVAAVEEGRTIFANIRKFLRYLLSSNIGEVLTMFFGVLLADVIGLTANGAGLALPLLATQILWINMVSDGAPALALGLDPGDEEAMTKPPRPRGEGILTRGMWAGIVSVGIITAAGTLFVLDASMPGGLIAGTGSLAYGQTMVFTTLVLFSMFTVFISRSDEQSAFIGLFSNLWLWAAVGASLLLQMAVVYLPILQKPFSTVSLSLEDWLFCTAVASSVLWLRELSKLIIRLQKSKAGSAAASSV from the coding sequence ATGACCAGCGAACGTTCGCCGGGAGAGACGTTAGCAGCTTATCGATTATCTTCCGATGCCGTCATCTCCGCTTTGGGAACCACCGAGCAACAGGGCCTTGACGGCCATGAAGCCAGTATCCGCCTGGAGCGTGATGGTCCGAACGAGCTGACCGCTGCACCGCCAGTGCCCGGCTGGCGCAAAGTACTCGCCCAATTCACCGATACCCTGGTTATTTTACTTCTGATCGCCGCAGCGATCTCCTTAGGTCTGTGGCTGATAGAGGGAGAGTCCCCTCTGCCCTATGAGGCCATTGCGATTCTGGCCATCGTTCTTTTTAACGCGGCTATGGGTTATGTCCAGCAGGCGCGTGCAGAACAGGCCGTGGCAGAATTACAGCAAATGTCTGCCGCCCAGGCCCGGGTGATACGGGATGGCGAACAGCAAAGCATTCCAGCGGCCGGGCTGGTAACCGGCGATATTATCCTGGTGGAAGAAGGCGATACGATTCCCGCAGACAGCCGCCTGATTCAGTCCGTTTCCCTGCAAACCTCTGAAGCTACACTGACCGGTGAAAGCCTTCCCGAATCCAAAGACCCTGAAACCATCATCGACGATGCCCCTATCGGTGACCGTCAGAACATGATTTTCAGCGGTACCACGGTCACCTATGGCCGTGGTACCGCGGTGGTGACAGCAACCGGCATGCAGTCCCAGATGGGCCAGATTGCCGGCATGCTGGAGCAGGCACCGCCCGAGACCACCCCACTGCAACAGGATCTGGCCCGGGTAGGAAAAATGCTGGGGCTGGTGGTGATTGTAATTGCTGTGGTGATGATTTTCACCATTATCCTGGTGGATCACGTCACCGGTTTTTCCGCCCTGTTCGATGTTCTGATTCTTGGCGTCGCTCTCGCGGTAGCTGCCGTGCCCGAGGGCCTGCCGGCCATAGTAACCGCGGTCCTCGCCCTGGGGGTTCAGCGCATGGCACGTCGCAATGCCATTGTGCGCCACCTGGCAGCGGTGGAGACTCTGGGCGCCGCCAATGTGATCGCCTCCGACAAAACCGGCACCCTCACCCGCAATGAAATGACCGTGCGGGCCATCGTTACAGCCAGCGGCCGAATCGCCCTGGGCGGCACAGGGTATGAGCCAACAGGCGACGTTACCCTGCACGGCACATCCGCCAGTAACGATGCAGACACGATCAGCGAGCCCTTGCGCCTGGAGCTGGAGCAAGCCCTGACCGTCGGCGACCGTGCAACCAATGCCGTTTTGCAAGAAGACGAAGGCCTGTGGACCGTTCAGGGCGATCCCACCGAAGGTGCTCTGGCGGTTGCTGCCCGAAAAGTAGGGCTGACGGAAGCCATACTGGACGCCCGTTATGAACGGGTTGGTGAAGTTCCGTTCTCATCAGAACGAAAAATGATGTCCACGCTTCATACCGACAGCCAACATCAAGGACACATTCAGGTATTTACCAAGGGCGCCCCGGATGTTCTTCTCGGCCACTGCAACCAGGAACGCGTTGGCGACAGTAGCCGCCCTTTAACGCCGGAACGCCGTTCCGAGATTCTGCAAGCCAACGAACAGCTGGCCGGTGAAGCGCTGCGCACACTGGGTGTTGCGGCCCGGTACCTGCCGGAGGATGGATTCGAACCAGAGAATATCGACGAGAACCTCGAGGAAGATCTTATCTTCGCCGGCCTTATCGGCATGATCGACCCGCCCCGGGAAGAAGCCAAAGAGGCCGTTGCCCTGGCCCGAAGTGCTGGCATCCGGCCCGTGATGATCACCGGCGATCATCCGATTACAGCCGCTGTTATAGGTGCGGAGCTGGGCATTTGTACGGATAGCCGTGCCGTCACCGGGGCGGAAATTGACGCCATGACGGATGAAGTACTGCACCAGACCGTTCAGGAGGTCTCCGTTTATGCCCGGGTTAATCCGGAGCATAAACTGCGCATCGTCAAGGCTCTGCAGAATGGCAAAAACATCGTCGCCATGACCGGCGATGGTGTGAACGATGCACCCGCCCTGAAGACAGCGGATATCGGCATAGCCATGGGCATTACCGGCACCGATGTGTCCCGCAAGGCCTCGGACATCATTCTGGCAGACGACAACTTCGCCACCATCGTTGCTGCCGTGGAGGAAGGCCGCACAATTTTCGCCAACATCCGCAAGTTCCTGCGCTATCTGCTGTCATCCAACATTGGCGAAGTACTGACCATGTTCTTTGGTGTGCTTCTGGCCGATGTGATCGGGTTGACCGCAAACGGCGCCGGCCTGGCTCTGCCCCTGCTGGCAACACAGATCCTCTGGATCAATATGGTCAGCGATGGCGCACCAGCTCTGGCGCTCGGGCTGGATCCGGGCGATGAGGAGGCAATGACCAAACCACCAAGACCTCGTGGAGAAGGGATACTAACGCGTGGCATGTGGGCCGGAATCGTTTCCGTAGGCATTATCACCGCAGCCGGCACTCTTTTCGTTCTCGACGCCTCAATGCCTGGCGGCCTGATAGCTGGCACAGGCAGTCTGGCCTACGGCCAGACCATGGTCTTCACCACTCTGGTATTGTTCTCGATGTTTACCGTGTTTATTTCGCGGTCTGACGAACAAAGTGCCTTCATTGGGCTGTTCTCCAATCTCTGGCTGTGGGCTGCGGTGGGCGCGTCACTGTTGCTGCAAATGGCGGTGGTCTATCTGCCCATCCTGCAGAAACCCTTTTCCACAGTCAGCCTCAGCCTTGAGGACTGGCTGTTCTGCACCGCCGTTGCAAGCTCCGTATTGTGGCTGCGGGAACTGAGCAAACTGATCATCCGCCTGCAAAAGAGTAAGGCTGGCTCAGCAGCTGCAAGCAGCGTTTAA
- a CDS encoding type 2 periplasmic-binding domain-containing protein: MKRSAPYLVAVMLCSLALCSYAHSAEPIRVAVPDISNLLNENQTGVYQKIMQRALKTLDIDIQEAFYPYKRTRLVFEQARADCIYSFTEVLKDRLGDDAVIASFPLGRFSYHLFSLKDKEPPISLDALEGKRLGGVIGHEAYLSPILEGRNIDVIWTRHEALNVAMLEYGRFDTMIAAIPDIRPYLDKLSYAPEYSLFESYDRLTCHNTERNRVFLKALSAELRRLKKAGYYQEIAGPLFVDFDEEKVKDEMLLN, from the coding sequence ATGAAACGCTCGGCTCCCTATCTGGTTGCAGTTATGCTCTGCTCCCTGGCCTTGTGCAGTTATGCTCATTCGGCAGAGCCGATCCGCGTGGCTGTCCCCGATATTTCCAATCTGTTGAACGAGAATCAGACTGGCGTCTACCAGAAAATCATGCAGCGCGCCCTGAAAACGCTGGATATCGATATTCAGGAGGCGTTTTACCCCTACAAACGCACCAGACTGGTTTTTGAGCAAGCCAGAGCAGATTGCATCTACTCATTCACGGAAGTGCTCAAGGATCGACTCGGCGACGATGCGGTCATTGCGAGTTTTCCGTTGGGGAGGTTCAGCTACCACCTCTTTTCTTTGAAGGATAAAGAGCCTCCGATAAGTCTCGATGCTCTTGAGGGGAAAAGGCTGGGGGGCGTGATTGGCCATGAGGCCTACCTGAGCCCGATTCTGGAAGGTCGAAACATTGACGTCATCTGGACAAGACATGAAGCTCTGAATGTTGCCATGCTGGAGTATGGCCGTTTCGATACCATGATCGCGGCCATTCCCGACATCCGGCCATACCTGGACAAGCTTTCTTACGCTCCGGAGTATTCGTTATTTGAGAGCTACGACCGGCTTACCTGCCACAATACGGAACGCAATCGGGTGTTTTTAAAAGCGTTGTCTGCAGAGTTGAGACGCCTCAAGAAGGCCGGCTACTATCAGGAAATCGCCGGCCCGCTGTTTGTGGATTTTGATGAGGAGAAGGTCAAGGATGAAATGTTGCTGAACTGA
- a CDS encoding DUF3581 family protein, protein MFPDRFHSIQDGRVHISASQASLFAKEVAGDFNPIHDPDARRFCVPGDLLFAVVVSRFGLSRHMTFQFRALLGGGIPLEFRESGDETIEVCDQNGKVYIEVTRSGDVTRDERVVEEFIRCYVSASGKNFPHTLKPLMESKDVMFNPDRPMVMYASMSLTLDRLDAASPELELHSANLEANGKRGNVTLDYRLISDGKPVGEVAKHLVLGGLRPYSQDAMDGVIEEFYRLKARGSRYGIETASS, encoded by the coding sequence ATGTTTCCAGACCGTTTTCACTCAATCCAGGACGGACGCGTACATATTTCCGCATCCCAGGCCAGCCTGTTCGCCAAGGAAGTAGCCGGAGATTTCAATCCGATCCACGATCCCGATGCCCGCCGGTTCTGTGTTCCCGGAGACCTGCTTTTTGCTGTGGTGGTTTCACGCTTCGGACTTTCCCGGCACATGACCTTCCAGTTCCGCGCCCTGCTGGGCGGCGGCATACCACTGGAGTTCCGGGAAAGCGGTGACGAAACCATTGAAGTGTGCGATCAGAATGGCAAGGTTTATATCGAAGTAACGCGCAGTGGCGATGTAACTCGGGATGAGCGCGTTGTTGAGGAATTTATCCGCTGCTACGTATCCGCCTCCGGCAAGAACTTCCCCCACACACTGAAGCCATTGATGGAATCCAAGGACGTGATGTTCAATCCGGATCGCCCCATGGTGATGTACGCGAGCATGAGCCTTACTCTGGATCGGCTGGATGCCGCCTCACCGGAGCTGGAACTGCATAGCGCCAACCTGGAAGCGAATGGCAAGCGCGGCAATGTCACTCTTGATTACCGCCTGATCTCTGATGGCAAGCCCGTGGGTGAAGTAGCGAAGCATTTGGTACTGGGTGGTCTACGGCCTTACAGCCAGGATGCCATGGACGGTGTCATTGAAGAGTTCTATCGTCTGAAAGCACGTGGATCCCGGTACGGTATCGAAACAGCGAGTTCCTGA
- a CDS encoding transglutaminase-like domain-containing protein yields MERYLQPTAFFDYNQPELEAWIDKQLEGVASDPVEQAKVLYLAVRDGIAYNPYVFRTEPETFSASFALSSGETYCIPKAVLLGAAARYLGIPSRLGLADVRNHLSSPKLIEWLQSDIFRMHGFIELYLNGRWVKATPAFNKQLCELMNVEPLVFDGVNDSVFQEYTETGEAHMEYVNDHGVFDDVPHDFILAGIKSAYGHLFKDNSADQVKGSLAEDIRQ; encoded by the coding sequence ATGGAACGCTATCTTCAACCCACTGCCTTCTTCGATTACAACCAGCCCGAGCTCGAAGCCTGGATCGACAAGCAGCTCGAAGGCGTGGCCAGTGATCCGGTTGAGCAGGCCAAGGTCCTGTACCTGGCGGTGCGAGACGGTATTGCTTACAACCCTTACGTATTCCGTACCGAACCGGAAACCTTCAGCGCCAGTTTTGCCCTCAGCAGCGGCGAAACCTATTGCATCCCCAAAGCTGTCCTTCTGGGTGCGGCGGCTCGATATCTCGGTATTCCAAGCCGTCTCGGCCTGGCCGATGTACGCAACCATCTGTCCAGCCCGAAACTGATCGAATGGCTCCAGTCAGACATTTTTCGCATGCATGGGTTTATCGAACTCTACTTGAATGGTCGCTGGGTGAAGGCCACGCCGGCTTTCAACAAGCAGCTGTGCGAGTTGATGAACGTAGAGCCTCTGGTATTTGACGGTGTAAACGACTCCGTATTCCAGGAATACACCGAGACCGGTGAAGCGCATATGGAATACGTGAATGATCACGGTGTTTTCGACGACGTTCCCCACGACTTCATACTGGCTGGAATAAAGTCCGCTTACGGGCATCTGTTCAAGGACAATAGCGCGGATCAGGTTAAGGGCAGTCTGGCAGAGGATATCCGGCAGTAA
- the ahpF gene encoding alkyl hydroperoxide reductase subunit F produces MLDANIKQQLKAYMEKLQQPIELVAAYDDGDKSRELRQLLEEIEPMSEKISLRTEESNDVRRPSFAINRIGTDVGVRFAGIPMGHEFTSLVLALLQVGGHPSKASQEVIEQIQQLDGNFEFETYFSLSCQNCPDVVQALNLMSVLNPGVRHTAIDGALFQDEVEKREIMAVPSVYMNGEPWGQGRMTLEEIVSRLDTKSDEKEAEKINQKDTFEVLVIGGGPAGSAAAIYASRKGISTGIAADRFGGQVADTMGIENLISVPYTEGPKLVAAMEQHVKEYDVDIMNMQHAEKLIPAAKRGMPHEIRLANGASLKARTVVLSTGARWRPLGVPGEDEYRNKGVAYCPHCDGPLFKGKHVAVIGGGNSGVEAAIDLAGIVGHVTLIEFGAEMRADDVLQKKLRSLNNVDIITSGQTTDIVGENGKVNGLNYTDRNTGESHHVTLEGVFIQIGLVPNTEWLKGDIELSPHGEIIINDRNETSIPGVFAAGDATTVPFKQIVISMGEGSKAALSAFDFLIRNSVDESEAA; encoded by the coding sequence ATGTTGGATGCCAATATCAAGCAGCAGCTCAAAGCGTACATGGAAAAACTGCAGCAGCCGATTGAGCTGGTCGCAGCCTACGATGATGGTGATAAATCCCGGGAGTTGAGGCAACTTCTGGAAGAAATCGAGCCGATGTCCGAAAAGATCAGCCTGCGTACGGAAGAGTCGAATGACGTGCGTCGCCCATCTTTCGCGATAAATCGCATTGGTACAGATGTGGGTGTTCGCTTCGCGGGCATCCCCATGGGGCACGAATTTACCTCTCTGGTTCTGGCACTGTTGCAGGTGGGTGGCCACCCATCCAAGGCTTCTCAGGAAGTCATCGAGCAGATCCAGCAACTGGACGGCAACTTTGAGTTTGAAACCTACTTTTCTCTATCGTGCCAGAACTGCCCGGATGTGGTTCAGGCCCTGAACCTGATGAGCGTTCTGAACCCGGGCGTTCGCCACACGGCTATCGATGGTGCCTTGTTCCAGGATGAAGTGGAAAAGCGCGAGATTATGGCGGTACCAAGTGTTTACATGAATGGTGAACCCTGGGGCCAGGGGCGTATGACGCTTGAAGAGATTGTGTCCAGGCTCGACACCAAATCCGATGAGAAAGAAGCTGAGAAGATCAACCAGAAAGACACCTTTGAGGTGCTGGTGATCGGTGGCGGCCCGGCTGGCTCAGCGGCTGCCATTTATGCTTCCCGTAAAGGTATTTCCACCGGTATCGCAGCCGATCGCTTCGGTGGTCAGGTAGCCGACACCATGGGTATCGAGAACCTGATTTCTGTGCCCTACACCGAAGGCCCCAAGCTGGTTGCAGCCATGGAGCAGCACGTGAAAGAGTACGACGTGGATATCATGAATATGCAGCACGCTGAGAAGCTGATCCCGGCTGCCAAGCGTGGAATGCCTCATGAGATCCGTCTGGCTAATGGTGCATCGCTCAAAGCTCGCACGGTTGTGCTGTCCACCGGCGCTCGCTGGCGCCCGCTGGGTGTGCCGGGCGAGGATGAATACCGCAACAAGGGCGTGGCCTACTGCCCGCACTGTGACGGCCCGCTCTTCAAGGGCAAGCATGTTGCCGTGATTGGTGGCGGTAATTCAGGCGTGGAAGCGGCTATCGACCTGGCCGGTATTGTTGGTCATGTGACACTGATTGAGTTTGGTGCCGAAATGCGGGCTGACGATGTGCTGCAGAAAAAGCTGCGTAGCTTGAATAACGTGGACATTATCACTTCTGGCCAGACCACCGATATTGTCGGTGAGAACGGCAAGGTGAACGGCCTGAACTACACAGATCGCAATACCGGAGAAAGCCACCATGTGACTCTGGAAGGTGTGTTCATACAGATTGGCCTGGTACCAAACACCGAGTGGCTGAAAGGCGATATTGAGCTGAGTCCGCATGGTGAAATTATCATCAACGACCGAAACGAGACTTCAATTCCCGGGGTCTTTGCGGCCGGCGACGCCACTACAGTGCCGTTCAAGCAGATTGTGATTTCCATGGGTGAAGGTTCAAAGGCGGCCTTGAGCGCCTTCGACTTCCTTATCCGTAATTCTGTGGATGAGAGCGAAGCAGCGTAA